In a single window of the Pseudorca crassidens isolate mPseCra1 chromosome 9, mPseCra1.hap1, whole genome shotgun sequence genome:
- the FDXACB1 gene encoding ferredoxin-fold anticodon-binding domain-containing protein 1: MAPRRLLLVGEGNFSFAAALSETLDPSTSITATCLQRPADLARDPLARENLQRLRERGTEVRFGVDCTQLVDAFELQDREFDRIYFNFPHCGRKAGVAKNRELLAKFFQSCADVLAEEGEVHVALCRGQGGTPADKPMREWHNSWQVVAMAALGGFILSDVHPFSCEAVPGYKCTGYRSQDKSFHVEGALNHIFTRSLPYEGLQPRISRIKLGDQWFSFLEPEVLVGKLNRGFLEAPSYHPIKTINEKLIAELGKAFPLKRLKCSSPLLPQGDTSVLTSCHCDILSSAFWISLHEDNSNFESLTGGTTEDMEDFLVSFSELSLPKNPRRDSKEEAQEGTYSQAKVCLRPSLLVHVQALIQAPDFLPGSLYILSGPVFQKCRISPFTMPAFHETLFILGFNKNLKDGCLQSLLDHLKGILDSLLTQTLLKGSKLGSSVEFVFQPPGEDYMITVKSQNFGPDCVKDLIIGSVTTSATSIIHKDQCFVCVSMNLDLLAMLVWGISDWRMLWTFDNRFLKNFAPGKIEPFKSYSLYPPYYVHDISFWLDTKKRFDEVEFHTVARAVSQDTVISIQFLSRFQHPKTEQVSLCYRLTYQTCDKALTQQQVASMQSQLRKEIQQRLHVIPR; encoded by the exons GTACCGAGGTACGCTTTGGTGTGGACTGCACCCAGCTGGTAGATGCCTTTGAACTGCAAGACAGAGAGTTTGATcgaatttattttaactttccGCACTGTGGAcgcaaagctggagtagctaagAACAGGGAACTGCTTGCCAAGTTTTTCCAGAG CTGTGCAGATGTtcttgcagaggaaggagaagtCCATGTGGCATTGTGTAGAGGACAAGGTGGGACTCCTGCTGATAAGCCCATGAGAGAATGGCACAACAGTTGGCAAGTGGTTGCTATGGCAGCTCTAGGGGGATTCATTTTAAGTGATGTGCATCCCTTCAGCTGTGAGGCTGTGCCAGGGTACAAGTGCACTGGATATAG GAGTCAAGATAAGTCCTTTCATGTAGAAGGTGCTTTGAACCATATCTTTACCCGGAGCTTACCCTATGAAGGTTTGCAACCAAGAATTTCCAGGATCAAACTGGGTGAccagtggttttcttttctagaaCCAGAAGTACTTGTAGGAAAGCTGAACAG GGGTTTCCTAGAAGCACCTTCATATCATCCTATCAAAACCATAAATGAGAAACTCATTGCTGAATTGGggaaagctttccctctaaaaAGGCTGAAGTGTTCTTCCCCTTTGCTGCCACAGGGAGACACCAGTGTTCTCACTTCCTGCCACTGTGACATCCTATCATCTGCCTTTTGGATTAGTCTCCATGAAGATAACTCAAATTTTGAGTCCCTCACTGGTGGGACAACAGAAGACATGGAGGATTTTCTAGTGTCATTTTCAGAACTCAGCCTTCCCAAGAACCCTAGAAGAGACAGTAAGGAAGAAGCTCAGGAAGGAACGTATAGCCAGGCCAAGGTCTGCCTTAGACCTTCTCTTCTAGTTCATGTTCAGGCTCTAATCCAAGCACCAGACTTCCTCCCAGGTTCTCTGTACATCCTCAGTGGACCTGTCTTTCAGAAGTGCCGCATCTCACCTTTCACAATGCCAGCATTTCATGAGACTttgtttatccttggatttaaTAAAAATCTGAAGGATGGCTGTCTTCAGTCACTACTGGATCATCTGAAGGGCATTCTAGATAGCCTTCTGACCCAGACATTGCTCAAGGGCTCTAAGCTGGGCAGTTCAGTGGAATTTGTCTTTCAGCCACCTGGGGAAGATTATATGATTACTGTGAAGTCTCAAAATTTTGGCCCAGATTGTGTGAAGGATTTGATTATTGGGTCTGTTACCACATCTGCTACAAGCATCATACACAAAGaccagtgttttgtgtgtgtgtctatgaacTTGGACCTATTAGCCATGCTTGTCTGGGGTATCTCTGATTGGAGAATGTTGTGGACCTTTGATAATCGTTTCCTGAAGAATTTTGCCCCTGGGAAAATAGAACCCTTTAAAAGCTATTCCCTATATCCTCCATACTATGTGCATGATATTAGTTTTTGGttagatacaaagaaaagatTTGATGAAGTAGAGTTTCACACTGTGGCCCGAGCAGTGTCACAGGACACTGTCATATCCATACAATTCCTTAGTCGTTTTCAGCATCCAAAGACGGAACAGGTCAGCCTCTGCTATAGATTGACCTACCAGACCTGTGACAAGGCCCTTACCCAGCAGCAGGTAGCATCAATGCAGTCCCAGCTAAGGAAGGAGATTCAACAACGACTACATGTGATACCTAGGTAG